One window of Aspergillus oryzae RIB40 DNA, chromosome 3 genomic DNA carries:
- a CDS encoding basic helix-loop-helix domain-containing protein (predicted protein) — protein sequence MNMNAPQARSGRDSPQPGPFGCMYSRSLTQIPQSDRIYLADSFLSPMDTPYEPAPAPPPGPALLDDNESNMLDNFFTTMNSNHFTNDFWLQGQQNKSLGPPNFEWSDELPPTFEGSTTSLSQPSLPHRGLDKSGMDILPNHSNSDIFAAASMLYQNGMNGAGLVAPFAHHPFSSFSNMDYNNTHMNGRVKPHQPQSVPSKQSNTLTGARAPLAYHTSEMLFDVRDPISAEQQATAKVRPLHWGSDVSFMDQGYVAPPDQPNVEEQTQELLRHLESLEPQSSAANTRAPSPERITGHHSAHWTGPDATGPLSDLRREYRDSMEDLSQPKKRQRTLIKEEEDENSEDDTKPRSRRSKSTSYGKNRRMSTETIRKSKVQQGAKPARENLTEEQKRSNHILSEQKRRNLIRQGFDDLCTLVPGLKGGGFSKSAMLTQAADWLEEILRGNEILKAQLADMKAVNGLVMPR from the coding sequence ATGAATATGAACGCTCCTCAGGCTCGCAGTGGACGGGATAGCCCTCAACCGGGACCATTTGGCTGTATGTATAGTCGAAGTTTGACACAAATACCTCAGTCTGATCGCATTTACCTTGCAGattcctttctttcgccCATGGATACTCCTTACGAACCTGCACCTGCGCCTCCTCCCGGGCCAGCTCTTCTTGATGATAATGAGTCTAATATGCTTGATAATTTTTTCACGACAATGAATTCCAACCATTTCACGAACGACTTCTGGCTCCAGGGCCAACAGAATAAGTCACTTGGGCCGCCAAATTTTGAATGGTCAGATGAACTACCTCCGACATTCGAAGGCTCCACCACCTCTCTCTCACAACCCTCACTTCCTCACCGCGGCCTAGATAAATCCGGAATGGATATTTTACCTAACCATTCGAATTCGGATATCTTCGCGGCTGCTTCCATGCTCTATCAAAACGGCATGAATGGGGCTGGACTTGTTGCTCCTTTTGCACATCACCCgttctcctctttctcaaaTATGGACTACAATAATACCCATATGAATGGTCGAGTAAAACCCCATCAACCACAATCAGTGCCATCCAAGCAGTCGAACACGTTGACTGGTGCACGTGCACCGTTGGCTTATCACACGTCGGAAATGCTCTTTGATGTGCGAGATCCAATATCAGCAGAGCAACAAGCCACTGCCAAAGTACGGCCTCTTCATTGGGGGTCTGATGTCAGCTTTATGGACCAAGGATATGTGGCACCGCCTGATCAGCCGAACGTAGAAGAACAAACGCAGGAATTGCTTCGCCACCTCGAGTCTCTCGAGCCCCAAAGCAGTGCTGCCAATACTCGCGCACCTAGTCCGGAACGGATCACCGGCCACCACAGTGCTCATTGGACAGGACCGGATGCGACCGGGCCACTCAGTGATTTACGCAGGGAATACAGGGACAGCATGGAAGATCTATCGCAGCCTAAGAAACGGCAAAGGACcttgatcaaggaagaagaggacgagaacTCGGAAGATGACACGAAACCGAGGTCAAGAAGATCCAAGAGTACGAGCTATGGCAAGAATCGGCGGATGTCAACTGAGACCATCCGAAAATCGAAAGTTCAGCAAGGTGCCAAACCCGCAAGAGAGAATCTCACGGAGGAGCAAAAACGGAGTAATCACATTTTGTCTGAGCAAAAACGCAGAAACTTGATCAGGCAGGGATTTGACGATTTATGCACGCTTGTACCTGGGCTGAAGGGTGGAGGCTTCAGCAAAAGTGCCATGCTTACGCAAGCTGCAGACTGGCTGGAGGAGATACTACGTGGGAATGAAATTCTAAAGGCGCAGCTTGCCGACATGAAAGCCGTGAATGGCTTAGTTATGCCTCGATAA
- a CDS encoding uncharacterized protein (predicted protein) gives MDSTGLTGKGRNINQLLKPRRMRSRTLVHVTFSGVLLRLLTGLLLVYPHSILRAYIIGYLSSTTPRVISSLRQVWRNDSNYQQKRRVLIRALTSAIRLESFPTFCASLVGGSTVFPLVIFRLAELLSQRLGFKCSQSGSAKFLRLSRLVCAFLSAWLGFGLLNRKPIRLQGDERTLAHIGNNEATGEQQGCPNTIPNRPQFSGRTMDLTLFSFTRAMDLVACIIWARWRRWRSARGRWSRAESLAPKLADSGVFAASAAVVMWAWFYLPERLPKSYGKWIGEVAKVDSRLIEALRRARRGVFVYGKDTGQAPLLESMCKDYGWPIEWGDPSKTIPIPCEMVHMSCGPNCEKHAVSRFARTFGFACATYIPLQIVFRLRRLKSVLSLRRAVSDALRSSAFLASFVSIFYYSVCLARTRIGPKIFPRDVVTPMMWDSGLCVGAGCLMCGWSILVESPSKRQELALFVAPRAAATVLPRFYDKQYQYRERITFAVSAALLLTCLQERPGMVRGVFGRIATSVLK, from the exons ATGGATTCTACAGGCCTCACGGGCAAAGGCCGAAATATAAATCAACTGCTAAAACC GCGTCGCATGCGATCTAGAACGCTGGTACACGTTACATTTTCTGGGGTGCTGCTGAGATTGCTGACTGGACTGCTGCTTGTGTATCCTCACAGCATTTTGCGTGCGTATATCATTGGTTATTTGTCCTCCACCACTCCGAGGGTTATATCGTCTTTACGGCAAGTTTGGAGGAATGACTCGAACTATCAACAGAAGCGCAGAGTG CTAATTCGTGCACTGACGAGTGCAATACGATTAGAGAGCTTCCCCACATTCTGTGCTTCTCTTGTTGGGGGTTCAACCGTGTTTCCCCTGGTCATTTTTCGGCTGGCTGAGCTCTTAAGCCAAAGACTTGGCTTCAAATGTAGTCAATCAGGATCCGCCAAGTTTTTGCGTTTATCTCGACTTGTctgtgctttcctttccgcTTGGCTGGGCTTTGGACTGCTGAATCGAAAGCCCATAAGGCTGCAAGGCGATGAAAGGACGCTCGCTCACATTGGAAACAACGAAGCCACTGGGGAGCAGCAAGGATGCCCGAACACAATACCTAATAGACCTCAGTTTTCGGGTAGGACGATGGATCTGACGCTTTTTAGTTTTACTCGAGCAATGGATCTCGTAGCCTGCATCATATGGGCCCGATGGAGACGATGGCGGAGCGCTCGGGGTCGCTGGAGTCGGGCAGAATCTCTGGCACCAAAGCTTGCGGATTCAGGCGTATTTGCCGCTAGTGCAGCAGTCGTGATGTGGGCATGGTTTTACCTCCCCGAAAGGTTGCCAAAGTCCTACGGGAAATGGATTGGTGAGGTAGCCAAGGTGGATTCCCGGTTGATTGAAGCACTTCGGCGAGCCAGGAGAGGGGTCTTCGTGTATGGGAAAGACACAGGACAAGCGCCTCTACTCGAGTCCATGTGCAAGGACTACGGCTGGCCTATAGAATGGGGAGATCCCTCCAAAACAATTCCTATCCCCTGCGAAATGGTACACATGAGCTGTGGCCCTAACTGTGAAAAACATGCCGTATCTCGGTTCGCTCGAACGTTTGGGTTTGCCTGTGCTACTTATATACCTTTACAAATTGTCTTTCGTCTCCGGAGATTGAAGTCGGTATTGTCGCTCCGTCGGGCTGTATCTGATGCCTTACGCTCATCTGCATTCCTCGCTTCATTTGTGAGTATTTTTTACTATTCCGTCTGCCTCGCCAGAACCAGAATCGGACCAAAGATATTCCCACGAGATGTGGTAACCCCTATGATGTGGGACTCCGGGCTTTGCGTTGGAGCTGGATGTTTGATGTGCGGCTGGAGTATCCTTGTAGAAAGCCCATCGAAACGGCAGGAATTAGCATTGTTTGTGGCACCTAGAGCTGCCGCAACCGTGCTTCCAAGGTTCTACGATAAGCAG TACCAATATCGAGAGCGCATTACTTTTGCTGTAAGCGCtgcccttcttctcactTGTCTTCAAGAGCGACCTGGCATGGTAAGAGGCGTTTTTGGCAGGATTGCAACGAGCGTCCTGAAGTAA
- the acuM gene encoding gluconeogenesis transcription factor RDS2 (predicted protein), with product MAEGDAPKKDSTAKDNSRNSPASKGENAAAGTHASPKKRRKVNHACVYCRRSERPCTRCIKRNIGHLCHDEPREPSKRARSEHEHSVGDDESVQNNDFSNVLQVLGYNDWLGGQSQFQDMHTFHPSYMFNAPEVTNEYNLLGDFLSNSLLDDGSMFQNDDLQGIYSDPTLIGSMATLGGGPNAALLQQSQPPPLTQTQPSQGESIQGPISGAVNDKARETYYMTAADPSGSDPPEERMNKLLKAKYDAGLLRPFNYVKGYARLNQYMEKNLQQASRQKILRQLDKFRPKFRERMQSLTDIELILVEMWFERSLMEYDRVFASMAIPACCWRRTGEIFRGNKEMAELIGVPIETLRDGKLAIHEIIVEDQLVSYWEKFGAIAFDNTQKAMLTSCTLKSPDSNAPGDGIPCCFSFTIRRDPHNIDGPMSLLSRRFSLRF from the exons ATGGCTGAAGGAGACGCACCCAAAAAGGACTCAACCGCCAAAGATAACTCGCGAAATTCTCCAGCGTCCAAAGGTGAAAACGCTGCTGCGGGGACTCACGCCAGCCCCAAGAAGCGTCGCAAGGTTAATCATG CATGCGTCTACTGTCGGCGATCG GAGCGGCCGTGTACACGATGTATAAAGCGCAATATTGGCCACCTGTGCCATGACGAGCCTAGAGAACCTTCAAAGCGCGCTCGGAGTGAACACGAACACTCTGTAGGAGATGACGAAAGCGTGCAGAACAATGACTTTTCGAACGTCCTTCAAG TTCTCGGTTACAATGATTGGCTTGGTGGTCAAAGCCAATTTCAGGATATGCACActttccatccttcgtaTATGTTCAATGCTCCGGAGGTCACAAATGAGTACAACCTTCTTGGTGACTTCCTGAGTAACAGTCTCTTGGATGACGGATCTATGTTCCAGAATGATGATCTGCAGGGGATCTACTCTGACCCGACGTTGATCGGTTCGATGGCAACACTCGGTGGGGGACCTAACGCGGCGCTACTTCAGCAATCGCAACCGCCGCCTTTGACCCAGACCCAACCATCTCAGGGCGAATCAATCCAGGGTCCGATTAGTGGAGCGGTCAATGATAAAGCGCGGGAAACATATTACATGACGGCAGCAGATCCTTCCGGGTCTGACCCACCGGAAGAGCGAATGAACAAGCTCCTGAAGGCTAAATACGATGCTGGCCTTCTCAGGCCATTTAACTACGTAAAGGGCTACGCCAGGTTAAACCAATATATGGAAAAGAATCTGCAGCAAGCCTCGCGCCAGAAGATTCTCCGACAACTCGATAAATTCAGGCCAAAGTTCCGGGAGAGAATGCAGAGTCTGACGGATATCGAGCTTATCCTTGTGGAGATGTGGTTTGAACGGAGCTTGATGGAATACGATCGTGTCTTCGCTAGTATGGCGATTCCagcttgctgctggaggCGTACGGGTGAGATCTTTCGAGGCAATAAGGAGATGGCAGAATTGATCGGAGTTCCAATTGAAACTTTAAGAGAT GGCAAGCTAGCCATTCACGAAATTATTGTGGAAGATCAGCTTGTGAGCTACTGGGAGAAATTTGGAGCAATTGCTTTTGATAATACACAAAAGGCAATGCTAACAAGCTGTACATTGAAAAGTCCTGACTCTAACGCTCCTGGCGATGGAATCCCTTGCTGCTTTTCATTCACAATACGGAGAGACCCGCACAATAT AGATGGCCCCATGAGTT